A region from the Salidesulfovibrio onnuriiensis genome encodes:
- a CDS encoding HD-GYP domain-containing protein yields the protein MANMSIPEYRITVDQLRPGVFVRLERSNWFSHPFLFSNFKIKNTDQIAIIRELGITELICVPEKSDVLPLKPSQPQKAAPPSAPAAEILDELWQLKKERTRRLQEKKQRIAECENRYNASIQDFTNIMKGIVRGNAQSVLEAEAFVARLTEHFLRDSESTLHLMNVMNRTEPIYSHSLNVAVLSMMVGRELGLAEEDMKLLGMGALFHDLGKSRMEKKLLLKRGPLSRPEQELMERHPTFGTEILENIEEFPLGALPVILQHHERMDGSGYPEGLAGEAIHPLARIAAIADTYDTLCNSKDPEETLTPYLALSYMFGQQKKLFDTEFLASFIRCLGVYPPGTVVQLTNGTIGMVMSVNPSNQLRPSVVLYDSEVPKKEALIVELAEETDLKVEKSIRLSHLPPEIFDYLSPRSRITYFVDMND from the coding sequence ATGGCGAACATGAGCATCCCGGAATACAGGATCACCGTCGACCAATTGCGGCCGGGGGTTTTCGTTCGCCTGGAACGATCCAACTGGTTTTCCCATCCATTTCTCTTCAGCAATTTCAAGATCAAGAACACGGACCAGATCGCCATCATCCGGGAGCTGGGCATCACGGAACTCATCTGCGTTCCGGAAAAAAGCGACGTGCTCCCGCTCAAGCCGTCCCAACCCCAGAAAGCTGCCCCGCCCTCAGCCCCGGCTGCGGAAATCCTCGACGAGCTCTGGCAGCTCAAAAAGGAACGCACCCGTCGGCTCCAAGAAAAAAAGCAGCGCATCGCCGAATGCGAAAACCGCTACAACGCCTCCATCCAAGACTTCACCAACATCATGAAGGGCATCGTGCGCGGGAACGCCCAGTCCGTGCTCGAGGCCGAGGCCTTTGTGGCCAGGCTCACCGAACATTTTCTCCGGGACAGCGAATCCACCCTGCACCTCATGAACGTCATGAACCGCACCGAGCCCATCTACTCCCACTCCCTCAACGTGGCCGTGCTGTCCATGATGGTAGGCCGGGAACTCGGGCTGGCGGAAGAGGACATGAAACTCCTCGGCATGGGCGCACTGTTCCACGACCTGGGCAAGTCGCGCATGGAAAAGAAGCTGCTGCTCAAACGGGGGCCGCTCTCCAGGCCCGAGCAGGAACTTATGGAGCGGCATCCGACCTTTGGCACCGAAATTCTGGAAAACATTGAGGAATTCCCCCTCGGTGCCCTGCCCGTGATCCTGCAGCACCACGAGCGCATGGACGGCTCCGGCTACCCCGAAGGACTTGCGGGCGAAGCTATCCATCCCCTGGCCCGCATCGCGGCCATTGCCGACACCTACGACACCCTGTGCAACAGCAAGGATCCCGAGGAAACCCTGACCCCCTACCTGGCCCTGTCCTACATGTTCGGGCAGCAGAAAAAGCTGTTCGACACGGAATTCCTGGCCTCGTTCATCCGTTGCCTGGGGGTGTATCCGCCCGGCACCGTGGTGCAGCTCACCAACGGCACCATCGGCATGGTCATGTCCGTGAACCCCAGCAACCAGCTGCGGCCCAGCGTGGTGCTCTATGATTCGGAAGTGCCCAAGAAGGAGGCCCTGATCGTGGAGCTGGCCGAGGAAACAGATCTCAAGGTGGAAAAGAGCATCCGGCTCAGCCACCTGCCCCCGGAAATCTTCGACTACCTGAGCCCGCGCTCGCGCATCACCTATTTCGTGGATATGAACGACTAG
- a CDS encoding DUF4390 domain-containing protein: protein MKKYPGYGPQGAVLLLFLALALFPLPCGAQTLNLVHTSVARDGDALTARFGIRLGGVDEVAASLRNGVPLRLTCEARLSRDRKCWFGELLGNREMDNLISYDSLQKEFVLHPGGESRELRGPELAPLLEERWAEMILPLGKWDLLRRGESYSLQVKVALNRTEVPDWVSRALFFWDWGDGPSTSYKLDFRF, encoded by the coding sequence ATGAAGAAATATCCCGGATATGGCCCGCAAGGGGCCGTCCTGCTCTTGTTCCTGGCCTTGGCGCTTTTTCCGTTGCCGTGCGGGGCGCAGACTCTCAACCTCGTACATACCTCAGTGGCGCGGGACGGGGATGCCCTGACCGCGCGCTTCGGCATCCGGCTCGGCGGCGTGGACGAGGTCGCGGCCTCCCTGCGTAACGGAGTGCCCCTGCGCCTGACATGCGAGGCCCGGCTTTCGCGGGACAGGAAATGCTGGTTCGGCGAGCTGCTGGGCAACCGGGAAATGGACAATTTGATTTCCTACGATTCCCTGCAAAAGGAATTCGTGCTGCATCCCGGCGGGGAAAGCCGTGAGCTTCGCGGCCCCGAGCTTGCCCCTCTGCTGGAGGAGCGCTGGGCCGAAATGATCCTGCCTCTGGGCAAGTGGGACCTGCTGCGCCGCGGCGAATCCTATTCGCTTCAGGTCAAGGTGGCCCTGAACCGCACCGAGGTGCCCGACTGGGTTTCCCGGGCGCTCTTTTTCTGGGACTGGGGGGACGGTCCCAGCACCTCCTACAAGCTGGATTTCCGGTTCTAG